The Natrinema caseinilyticum genomic sequence CCCGCGCGGCCGAGCGCGTCCTCTACTGTTGCTCGTACGAGCGCGGTGCCGGCGGTCTGCGCCGAACCTACGACCAGTCGCGCTACCTGAAACTGATCGAATCGGTCCCCGGATTGGAACTCGAGGACGTCGACGCCCACGCGGACGCGGCGATTCACGGCGAGACGAACGCGCTCGAGGCGCTGCTCGACCAGCCCCGCGGCGAACTCGAGCGGGTGCTTCGCGAGGCCAGCACCGGCGGAGCGGCCGACCTCGGCGAGACGGAGGGGCTGTTCGAGGAAATCGCGGTCGTCCTCGAAGACGGCGACGTCGACGAAGAACTCGTCGAGGCGGTCCGCTCGCAGTTCGAGTTCGCCGCGGGCGAGGTGGTACGCGATGGCTGAGGCCGACTCGAGCGTCGCGTCGCTCTCCGTCGACGGGATCCGGACCGCCCTGCACTGCCCTCGTCGGTACGAGTTCGCCCACGTCGACGGACTCGAGGGCCGTGACGACGAGGGGACGGTCGAAGAGCGCGTCGATCTGTTGCGAACCGCGCTCTGTGATGGGCTCCGAAGCGGCGAAACGAATCGCGAGGGCCTCGAGACCGTCGCCCGCGACCGACTCGCGAGCCTCTGGTCGGATCACGACGAGCGCTTCCACTCCGTCGCCCAGCGACGCCACGAACGGCGCGTCCTCGAGGCGACGGTCGACGCCTACGTCCACCACGTGGGGACCGACCACGCCGCGGGAATCGAGCGATTGGCCGCCGCGACACCCCGCGACGAACTGACGGGGCCGGGGCTGTCGCTCTCGAGCACGATCGACCTGACGGAACCGGGGGAGACAGCGCGGACCACGGAAACGGACCCTGCAGCGGAGACGGTGACGATAGACGCGACGGTCGACTACGTCACGAGCGACGGGTCGTCGATCGTCGGCGTCCGGTTCGTCCCCACGCTCGCGCCGCTCGGACACCTCCGCTACCGGTCCGACTGGGACGGTGACGTCGCGACCCGCTTTACCGACCACTTCGCGGGCGAGACGGACGTCTTCGAACCGGACCCGGTGGGAGCGCTCTTCGAGACTGCCGTCGTCCTCGACGGACTGCGCGGCTTCCGCGAGCGACACGACCTCGCCGATCGCACCTGTCGATACGTCCAGGTTCCGCTGGCCGACCGATCCACGTTGTCGGTGAACTGGATCCAGAACGCGGTCGAGACGAGCCTCGAGGTCGTCGATCTGACCGACGTCTACGTCGACCACCACACGTTCGGCATGACCCACGACCATCGAAACGAAACCGTCGACAGTCGGCTCGCATCGGTCGCGGCCACCCTCGTCTCGGAGTCGTTCGATCCCGCCGGGCGGTGGGCGGAGATCGAAGCGAACGCCTGTCCGAACTGCGGCTACACCGTCTGCTGTCAGGAGTACCTCGCACGGGAGGTTCGCTTCGATGGCTGAGGACTCACGACCGGACCGCCCCGCCGAGCCGGCGTCCCCGTCCGACGTCGAGCCCAAGGGAAACCAGCAGGCCGTCATCGACAGCGCCGCGACGTGTACCTCGGTCGACGCGGGTGCCGGAACGGGAAAGACGACGACGATGCTCGTTCGCCTCGAGCGAGCGATCGACCGGGGCGCGGTCGAGCCGGACGACGTTCTCGTCTTGACGTTCGCGAACGAGGCCGCCGCGAGCATCCGCACGGCGATCACCGAGCGACTCGACCCCGACGACGCGGCAGCGATCGACGTCTTCACCTACCACTCGTTCTGTTACCGGCTCGTCCGCGAGTACGCGTACTACCTGGGATACTCGCCGGAATTCGACGTCGTCACCGAGCGAACCCGCCGGCGGATCATCGGACGGCTGCTCGCCGAAACCGACTACGAGTTCGCGGCCGCGGCGACCCGCGACGACGGTTCGCCGGCCGACCTCGCCGCGTCGGTCGATCGATTCATTCGGGCGATGAGCCGGGAGAACATCACGCCCGACCAACTACGGGACGGCCTGCCGCCGGTTCGAACGCTCGAACTGTGCAACGAGTTCGTCCTGTGGCTCGAACGAACCGCGGCGGAGGAACTGTCGTTCGACAACGAGGCGCTCCGGTACTTCAATCGGGACGAACACGTAGACGGCGCCCGGGAGTCGCTGGTCGACTACGGCAAACTCATCTCGTACTGCCGGGAGAAGATCGCCGAGGCGCCGGCGGCCTTCCGCGACGAGGCGGTGGTTCGCGACGTGGATCGCTACCTCAGAGTCCTGCAACAGTGCGTCACGAACACCATCGAGGCGCTCACGCTCGAGGACCCGAGCACGAAGCACCTGCCGCGGGCGCTGTTCGGCAACGAAATCTGGGGACGGGCCACGAACAGAATCGAACAGACCCCGTTCGGCCGCCTGAAACAGTACGTCGAGTTCCTCCGGCTGGCACGTCACTACGCCGACGTCTACGCTGACTACCACGAGCACCTCGCGGCCGAGCGGACGATGGACTTCGACGAACTGGTGCGGACGGCGACCGAACTACTGGCGGACGACTCGATCGCGGACGAGATCACCGGCCAGTGGACGCAGGTCTACTGCGACGAATTCCAGGACACCGACAGGACGCAGTTCGCACTGCTCACTCGACTCACGGACGGCCGCGACCGGCCGGATCTGCTCGCGATCGGCGACAAGGATCAGGCGATATACGGCTGGCGCGGCACCGACCGCGAGGGACTGGATAGACTGGCCGACGCCTCCGACGACCACGAAGCGATCGAACTCGAGCTCAACTTTCGCTCGAGACAGGAGATTCTCGACCTGACGAACGGGTGTGATTACGGACCCCAGGCCTCGAAGACGCTTCGCGAGGACGGGCGGACGCCCGGAACGTACGACGAGGACGAGCCGCCGGACCGCGTGGTCAAGATCGAAAGCGAGGGGGTGGCTCAGTCGACGGCCGAACAGGTGGCGACGACTGTCTCACGGCTGTTGAACGGCGCAGCCGAGAACGTTCCTCGGCGGTCGCTGGGCGATATCGCCGTCATCGTCCGGACAAACCGTCACGCACAGACGATCGCGGACGAACTCCGGGAACTGCAGATACCCCACGAGATATCCGGCTCGCCGCGGGGAGAGATTTCCCCGGGGATGCAGACGGTCCTCTCGTACCTCCGGGTGCTCGTCGACCCGGACGCCGATGCACACCTCCGGCGCGTGCTCCTCTACCGCTACCGGCTCACCGAAGGCGATCTGCGGACGCTTCACGCGCGGGACGGCTCGCTGTACGAGGCAGTGATGAACGCGGAGACGACGACGGGCGAAGCGACCGAGGCGGACGGACGGCCGGATCGACTCGAGCGGCCGGACAGCGTCGAGCGGGCTCGAGACCACCTCGCTGCGCTCGAGCGGTTCCGGGACGTCTACCCGCTCTCGGGGTTCGTCCGCCGGTTCCGAGAGCTCACTCGAATCGAGTGGTTCTGCTCGAGCGAGGAACGGGCCGAATTCGACCGCCTCGAGCGATTCGTCGAGGCGTACGATTCCGATGGCGTCGTCCAGTCGCTCTCGACGGAGTTCGTCGAGGCGCTCGCACAGACGCTGCGAAGCGGCGGGAGCGACCGCACCCGCGGGACCCGATCCGCCGACAGCGTCGACGTCATGACGGTCCACCAGGCCAAGGGCCTCGAGTTCGACACCGTCCTCGTTCCATACCTCTCCGACGAGGAGTGGTGCGTCGACGGGGATTACGTCGAGCGAGCGCGCTACGGGCTGTTAGCCGCCACGCTCGACGAGGACGTCACGTCTCCGCTGCTCGCCGATCTGTCCGCCGAGCGGGTCAGCGAGGAGTGGCGGGTGCTTCACGTCGCGCTCACGCGGGCCGAAAACCACCTGTTCGTCTTCGGATCGGATTACGAGTACGACGGCGACGAGGAGCAACTCGCCGCCTCGACCGCGGAAGCGTGCCTGGCGACCGACATCGAGTGGTCGGTCACCGGCCAGCGGATGGACCTCTGGTCGTCGCTGACCGAGAGTTTCGAACGGGTTCGAGAGACCTATCCCGAGACCGTCGTCGACCGCACGGACGAAATCGCCGCTTCGGCGGGCGTTCGTCCGGGGACGATCACCTACTATGCGGACCACGGAGACCGCCCCGTCGAACCGCTCGAGACCCGCCGCGCGATCGAAACCGCGCACCGATTGGGTCGGCTGCTTCGCGACGGAACGCTGTTGGCGGCGGCCGACGCGGCGAGCCACGCCGGCGGACAACTGCGAAGCGACGAACGTGGCACCGGAACCCCGCTCACGCCGGTTCCAAGCGGCCGCCAGCCGTCCGCACTGACGACCGACACCGTTCGGTTCCCGGTCGAGACGCTCGCGTCGGCGACCGACGTTCCGGTCGCGATGCGCCACAGCTACTCCGCGATCGACACCCACGAGACCTGCCCCCGGAAGCACTACCTCGATCACGTCGTCCGCGCGATCGACGATCCGCTCGAGCCGACGGGAGGCCGTGGCGAGACGACGAGCACGAACGGCGGGACCCCAGTATCGAGCGGCGAGACGGCGGCGCGAATCGTCGGCACCGTCTTCCACGACGTCGCAGAGGAGGCGTTCCACCGGAACGACGAGACTCGAGACGCGTGGCGCGACGCAGCCGTTCGACAGCTCACCGCGCGTGACCTGCTCGCCCACCGCGAATCCGTTCTCGCGTGCGTCGACCGCTACTTCGAAGCGACGGCACCCGCGTTCGACCGGCCGGTCGCCGACTGGGAGCCGCTGGCCGCGGAACTGCCGTTCTCGCTCGAGGACGTAGCCGGCGTGGCGGGAACCGTCGTCGGCGTCGTCGACACGGTCCGACGACTCCCCGACGGCGGCCTCGCAGTGCTGGATTACAAGACCACCGCCGAACGGATCGCTCCCGACGACGCGGTCCAGCTCGCGCTCTACCGTCGGGCCTGTGCTGACCGGTTCGACGAACCGATCGCGGCCGTCGGCTACGTCTACGTCGGCGACGTCGAGGGCCCCCGAATCGACCTCTTCGCGACCGACGAGCTTCCGTCGTGGGAAACCGTCCTCGAGACGCTCGAGGCGGTCGACGACCCCTCGTTCACGGAGACGACAGCGGGCGATCACTGTCGATACTGTCCGCATCGATCGCTGGGGTGTGGACCGGCGACGGACGCGTCGGACGGCGGGACGTCGGGTGATGGGTGACGGGTAACGGATGACGGGCAACGGATGACAGGTGACGGGCGGCGGGCGAGAACCGGACCGGAACCGTCGTGTTGCGCGTGCCGGCAACGAGTTATAACTCGCTCATCGCGGTGGAACCTCGTATGGCACTCAGTGCTCGCAATCGACTCCAGGGAACCGTACGGTCGCTCGAGACGGACGGAATCATGGCCGACATCGAGATCGAGACGGACGGGGGACAGACCGTCACGGCGGTGATAACGAGCGACTCCGTGGAGCGACTCGGAATCGACGAGGGTGACGACGTCAACGCAGTAATCAAAGCGACCGAGGTGATGGTCGAAAACGCGTCGGATTAAGCGGTCCAGTCGAACCGCTCGGGGTCGCGCGCCGAAAGCGCCGTCCGGACCGCGGCGACGTTCTCCGGAACGTCGTGGACGCGGACGATGTCGGCACCGCGGTCGGCCGCGAGTGCGGTGGCCGCGACGGTCGCCTCGAGCCGCTCGCCGTGATCCCGCCCGACCCGGGCGAACATGCTTTTGTGGGAGTGCCCGAACAGCACTGGGCATCCGAGCGCGTGAAACTCGTCGATTCGGTCGAGCAGTTCGAAGCTTTCGGCCGACGACTTCCCGAAGCCGATACCGGGATCGACGATGATACGCTCGCGGTCCAGGCCGGCCTTCTCGGCCAGCAACACCCGTTCGGAGAGGCGATCGATGACGTCCGCGACGACGTCGTCGTACTGGATATCGCGATCGGGTACGACCGGCGCATCGATACTGTGCATCACCACCAGCCCCGCATCGTGCTCGGCGGCGACGAAGCGCATCTCGGGATCTTCGAGCCCGGAGACGTCGTTGATGATGTCGGCACCGGCCTCGAGCGCCGCGTCGGCGACGGCGGCCCGGCGGGTGTCGACCGAAATCTGCGCGTCCAGGTCGGCGATGCGATCGATCACCGGCACGACGCGGTCCAGTTCCTCGTCGATCGGGACGGGGGCCGCCCCCGGCCGCGTCGACTCGCCGCCGACGTCGATCACGTCGACGTCCGCTTCGACCATCGACTCGGCGCGAGCCACCGCGTCCTCGACGGCGTCGTACCGGCCGCCGTCGTGGAAGCTGTCGGGAGTGACGTTCAAAATGCCCATTACCGCCGTTCGGTCCGTCCAGGGAAACGCGGCCTCGCTCCCGCCGGCCGCCCGGTCGGCGTCCGAGCGGGACACTCCCCGCGAGCGGGTCCCGGTCGCTCGTCGCGAGTCGTCCACGCCGTCAGCGCCGTCAGCGCCGTCGCCATCGATCGCGCCGGCGTCCCGCTCGAGAACGTCCCGTAATTCCCGAGCGACGTCGGTCAGCCCGTGTGGTCGAGCGCGGGCCTCGAGCCGCTCGACGAGGGCCTCGAACTGCGTGAGCGTGCCCATCAGGACGGCGTCGACGGCCTCGTCGTCCCGCTCGAGGCCGGAGAGGGCGCACTCGCCGCCGAGCCGGAGCAGTTCCGCCTTGAGAACCGTGGCCTGCCGATCGCGGAGTACCGTCCTGACGACCCGGTGGACGGCGTCCCCGTCCAGGCGCTCGACATCGCCAGCGGCGACGTTCGCGTCCTCGAGCGCCTCCCGAGCGTCCGAGAGGTCGCGGACGCGCTTTGGAACGTCGGTTCGGGTCCACCGCGAGCGGGCCTCCGCGACCGTGAACAGGGAGCCGGTGACGAGGAGACAGTCGTCGCGTTCGGCCGCATCGAGTGCGGTCGCGAGGGCGTCTTGAACCGCAGCCTCGACCCGGATCGAAACTGCACCGGCGTCGTCAAACGCCGCTGCCAGGACGGCGGGATCTTCGGCGCGATCGAGAGACGGGTCGGTCGTGACGACCGCGTCCGGCGTCGGGAGCGCGTCGATCATCGCGCGGTGGTCCTTGTCGTGCATCGCACCGAAGACGACGTGGAGGCGGTCGTAGTCGTAGGTGTCGAGCGTTTCGGCGAGGCGCTCGCAGGCGCCCGGGTTGTGCGCCCCGTCTAACACGACCAGCGGCTCCGTGTTCATCACCTCGAATCGGCCCGGCCAGAAGGCGCTTCGGAGTCCACGCTCGAGGTGCGCGTCCGAGACGTCGCCGATCTGGGCCGCGAGCGCGGCGGCGATGCCGGCGTTGACGGCCTGATGCTCGCCCAGCAGTGGAATCCGGGTCTCGACGTCCCAGCCGTCAGCCACGATCGAAACGGCGGCTTCGGTGTGGTTCGTCCGCCCGCCGTAGGCGACGCGGACGTCCGGCCCGGGCGTCGAATCCCCGGCGCTTACACCCTCGTTCGGCTCGGTTTCGTCCGTCGCGGTCCCGACGGTCACGACCTCGCCGGCCACGTCCCGGACCGCCTCGAGCGGGGCGCCGGTGACGCCGGTCACCAGCGGGACGTCGTCGGGGGAGACGTGGGCTTTGTCGCGTGCGATTTCGGCCTCGGTGTCGCCCAGAATGCCCGTGTGTTCGAGCGTCACGCTCGTCACCGCGCTCGCGGTCGGGTCGACGACGCTCGTGGCGTCGTACTTGCCGCCGATACCGACCTCGAGGACGGCGACGTCGACGTCTTCGCGGCCGAACTGCCACAGGGCCATGGCGGTCATCGTCTCGAAGAACGTGGGAGACTCCCCGTCGGCCGCGCGATCCGTGATGTATTCGCGGGCGGACTCGACGAAGTCACAGACGGCCGCCCGCGGAATTTTCCGACCGTCGACGCGAATCCGCTCGCGCAGGTCCTCGAGGTGTGGCGACGTGTAGAGGCCGACAGAATACCCGGCTTCCCGCAGAACCCGCTCGAGCATTCGGGCCGTACTCCCTTTCCCGTTGGAACCGGCTATCTGAACGAAATCGACGTCAGCGTGTGGGTCCTCGAGGTGGGCCAGGAGCCGAGCCGTCGACTCCGTGCC encodes the following:
- the folP gene encoding dihydropteroate synthase produces the protein MEYHEAADFCFDLRRFRPKPGTESTARLLAHLEDPHADVDFVQIAGSNGKGSTARMLERVLREAGYSVGLYTSPHLEDLRERIRVDGRKIPRAAVCDFVESAREYITDRAADGESPTFFETMTAMALWQFGREDVDVAVLEVGIGGKYDATSVVDPTASAVTSVTLEHTGILGDTEAEIARDKAHVSPDDVPLVTGVTGAPLEAVRDVAGEVVTVGTATDETEPNEGVSAGDSTPGPDVRVAYGGRTNHTEAAVSIVADGWDVETRIPLLGEHQAVNAGIAAALAAQIGDVSDAHLERGLRSAFWPGRFEVMNTEPLVVLDGAHNPGACERLAETLDTYDYDRLHVVFGAMHDKDHRAMIDALPTPDAVVTTDPSLDRAEDPAVLAAAFDDAGAVSIRVEAAVQDALATALDAAERDDCLLVTGSLFTVAEARSRWTRTDVPKRVRDLSDAREALEDANVAAGDVERLDGDAVHRVVRTVLRDRQATVLKAELLRLGGECALSGLERDDEAVDAVLMGTLTQFEALVERLEARARPHGLTDVARELRDVLERDAGAIDGDGADGADGVDDSRRATGTRSRGVSRSDADRAAGGSEAAFPWTDRTAVMGILNVTPDSFHDGGRYDAVEDAVARAESMVEADVDVIDVGGESTRPGAAPVPIDEELDRVVPVIDRIADLDAQISVDTRRAAVADAALEAGADIINDVSGLEDPEMRFVAAEHDAGLVVMHSIDAPVVPDRDIQYDDVVADVIDRLSERVLLAEKAGLDRERIIVDPGIGFGKSSAESFELLDRIDEFHALGCPVLFGHSHKSMFARVGRDHGERLEATVAATALAADRGADIVRVHDVPENVAAVRTALSARDPERFDWTA
- a CDS encoding PD-(D/E)XK nuclease family protein codes for the protein MAEADSSVASLSVDGIRTALHCPRRYEFAHVDGLEGRDDEGTVEERVDLLRTALCDGLRSGETNREGLETVARDRLASLWSDHDERFHSVAQRRHERRVLEATVDAYVHHVGTDHAAGIERLAAATPRDELTGPGLSLSSTIDLTEPGETARTTETDPAAETVTIDATVDYVTSDGSSIVGVRFVPTLAPLGHLRYRSDWDGDVATRFTDHFAGETDVFEPDPVGALFETAVVLDGLRGFRERHDLADRTCRYVQVPLADRSTLSVNWIQNAVETSLEVVDLTDVYVDHHTFGMTHDHRNETVDSRLASVAATLVSESFDPAGRWAEIEANACPNCGYTVCCQEYLAREVRFDG
- a CDS encoding UvrD-helicase domain-containing protein; the encoded protein is MAEDSRPDRPAEPASPSDVEPKGNQQAVIDSAATCTSVDAGAGTGKTTTMLVRLERAIDRGAVEPDDVLVLTFANEAAASIRTAITERLDPDDAAAIDVFTYHSFCYRLVREYAYYLGYSPEFDVVTERTRRRIIGRLLAETDYEFAAAATRDDGSPADLAASVDRFIRAMSRENITPDQLRDGLPPVRTLELCNEFVLWLERTAAEELSFDNEALRYFNRDEHVDGARESLVDYGKLISYCREKIAEAPAAFRDEAVVRDVDRYLRVLQQCVTNTIEALTLEDPSTKHLPRALFGNEIWGRATNRIEQTPFGRLKQYVEFLRLARHYADVYADYHEHLAAERTMDFDELVRTATELLADDSIADEITGQWTQVYCDEFQDTDRTQFALLTRLTDGRDRPDLLAIGDKDQAIYGWRGTDREGLDRLADASDDHEAIELELNFRSRQEILDLTNGCDYGPQASKTLREDGRTPGTYDEDEPPDRVVKIESEGVAQSTAEQVATTVSRLLNGAAENVPRRSLGDIAVIVRTNRHAQTIADELRELQIPHEISGSPRGEISPGMQTVLSYLRVLVDPDADAHLRRVLLYRYRLTEGDLRTLHARDGSLYEAVMNAETTTGEATEADGRPDRLERPDSVERARDHLAALERFRDVYPLSGFVRRFRELTRIEWFCSSEERAEFDRLERFVEAYDSDGVVQSLSTEFVEALAQTLRSGGSDRTRGTRSADSVDVMTVHQAKGLEFDTVLVPYLSDEEWCVDGDYVERARYGLLAATLDEDVTSPLLADLSAERVSEEWRVLHVALTRAENHLFVFGSDYEYDGDEEQLAASTAEACLATDIEWSVTGQRMDLWSSLTESFERVRETYPETVVDRTDEIAASAGVRPGTITYYADHGDRPVEPLETRRAIETAHRLGRLLRDGTLLAAADAASHAGGQLRSDERGTGTPLTPVPSGRQPSALTTDTVRFPVETLASATDVPVAMRHSYSAIDTHETCPRKHYLDHVVRAIDDPLEPTGGRGETTSTNGGTPVSSGETAARIVGTVFHDVAEEAFHRNDETRDAWRDAAVRQLTARDLLAHRESVLACVDRYFEATAPAFDRPVADWEPLAAELPFSLEDVAGVAGTVVGVVDTVRRLPDGGLAVLDYKTTAERIAPDDAVQLALYRRACADRFDEPIAAVGYVYVGDVEGPRIDLFATDELPSWETVLETLEAVDDPSFTETTAGDHCRYCPHRSLGCGPATDASDGGTSGDG
- a CDS encoding TOBE domain-containing protein; the encoded protein is MALSARNRLQGTVRSLETDGIMADIEIETDGGQTVTAVITSDSVERLGIDEGDDVNAVIKATEVMVENASD